A region from the Beduinella massiliensis genome encodes:
- a CDS encoding ATP-binding cassette domain-containing protein translates to MPVVEVNCLTKVLEEKKVLSGVSFSLQPGERLAVAGPAGAGKTTLCRLLMGMLVPTSGSARIFGHDVLRGGRICRQLTGYMPAGTALSQRLTAGEHLRQMLSFYPRASIGYAKALLDRLELNADLLPCDMTHAQARRLRLALALAVQPELLILDEPFAPGFEEAEDAFLAQALESEINERTTLILTCPHLDAPPLPLTRALLLRGGEVLAAGTLDRLRLPCRRVCISGAAPGDEALQKLRAFCVEREADGVSFFYDGAADALLLALAPLHPREVTIENASADDVLVRSQAEGGME, encoded by the coding sequence ATGCCCGTTGTGGAAGTAAACTGCCTGACCAAGGTGCTGGAAGAAAAAAAGGTCCTGTCCGGCGTCTCGTTTTCCCTGCAGCCCGGCGAGCGCCTCGCCGTCGCGGGGCCCGCGGGCGCTGGAAAGACCACGCTGTGCCGCCTGCTGATGGGCATGCTCGTGCCCACCTCCGGCAGCGCGCGCATCTTCGGCCACGACGTGCTGCGGGGAGGCCGCATCTGCCGCCAGCTGACGGGCTACATGCCCGCCGGAACCGCGCTGTCTCAGCGGCTCACCGCCGGGGAGCACCTGCGGCAAATGCTTTCCTTTTATCCCCGCGCCTCCATAGGCTACGCCAAGGCGCTGCTCGACCGGCTGGAGCTGAACGCGGATCTCCTTCCCTGCGACATGACGCACGCGCAGGCGCGCCGCCTGCGCCTCGCCCTCGCGCTGGCCGTACAGCCCGAACTGCTCATCCTCGACGAGCCCTTCGCGCCCGGCTTTGAGGAAGCCGAGGACGCCTTCTTGGCGCAGGCGCTCGAATCGGAGATAAACGAGCGCACCACGCTGATCCTGACCTGCCCGCATCTGGACGCCCCGCCGCTGCCCCTGACGCGCGCGCTGCTGCTGCGCGGCGGCGAGGTTCTCGCCGCCGGGACGCTGGACCGCCTGCGCCTGCCCTGCCGCCGGGTGTGTATCTCCGGCGCGGCGCCCGGCGACGAGGCGCTCCAAAAGCTGCGCGCCTTCTGCGTGGAGCGGGAGGCGGACGGCGTTTCCTTCTTCTACGACGGGGCGGCCGACGCGCTGCTGCTCGCGCTCGCCCCGCTGCACCCGCGCGAGGTCACGATCGAAAACGCCAGCGCGGACGACGTGCTCGTCCGCTCGCAGGCCGAAGGAGGGATGGAATGA
- a CDS encoding HAD-IIIA family hydrolase translates to MPEMILFDYGHTLLSEPGSDPLRGQRALSPYVTRNPRGLGTEEICAFSTQLFKEAGAARAGGFELHNFAFQRLLYESLGIEFSLSWAQAERVFWDGMSPGAVMPGAREMLLSLQALGIRTGVVSNISFSGESLRERLCRLLPDSRFEFVIASSEYMVRKPNPRIFRLALQKAGLSPDRVWFCGDNVRADVEGAHAAGLFPVWYEGESGEPDYDVRLDPLGPPRCPHLHIRRWCELTERLQALAHPLSPANFS, encoded by the coding sequence ATGCCCGAAATGATCCTCTTTGACTACGGCCATACCCTGCTATCAGAGCCCGGCAGCGATCCTTTGCGGGGCCAGCGGGCGCTGTCCCCCTACGTGACGCGCAATCCGCGCGGCCTTGGCACAGAGGAAATCTGCGCGTTTTCCACGCAGCTCTTTAAGGAAGCGGGCGCCGCGCGCGCCGGCGGGTTCGAGCTGCACAACTTCGCGTTCCAGCGCCTGCTGTACGAGTCCCTGGGCATCGAGTTCTCCCTTTCCTGGGCGCAGGCGGAACGCGTCTTCTGGGACGGCATGTCGCCGGGGGCGGTCATGCCCGGCGCGCGGGAAATGCTGCTCAGCCTTCAGGCCCTAGGCATCCGAACGGGCGTCGTGAGCAACATCTCGTTTTCGGGCGAGTCCCTGCGCGAGCGCCTGTGCCGCCTTTTGCCGGACAGCCGCTTTGAGTTTGTCATCGCCTCCAGCGAGTACATGGTCAGAAAGCCGAATCCGCGCATCTTCCGCCTGGCGCTTCAAAAGGCCGGGCTCTCCCCCGACCGCGTCTGGTTCTGCGGCGACAACGTCCGCGCCGACGTGGAGGGCGCTCACGCGGCGGGGCTCTTCCCCGTGTGGTACGAAGGCGAGTCGGGCGAGCCGGATTACGACGTCCGCCTCGACCCGCTGGGCCCGCCCCGCTGCCCGCACCTGCACATCCGCCGCTGGTGCGAGCTCACGGAGCGCCTCCAAGCGCTCGCGCACCCCCTTTCCCCCGCAAATTTTTCATAA
- the ileS gene encoding isoleucine--tRNA ligase → MYQKVPTDMRFTAREEEIIKFWKENDVFKRQCEQRRGQEPFTFFDGPPTANGKPHIGHVLTRAMKDLIPRYRTMKGYDVMRKAGWDTHGLPVELEVEKMLGLDGKPQIERYGIEPFIQECKKSVWKYKTEWEEMSERVGFWADMENPYVTYEDEYIESEWWSLKQIAEKGLLYKGHKIVPYCPRCGTALSSHEVAQGYKEVTETSAVVRFHVKGQEDAYLMAWTTTPWTLPSNVALCVNPDVDYCRLLYRGDSYIMASALVPSIFGEDAKDCEIVETFKGARLERMEYEPLFDFARPKEKAFYVVCDGYVTTEDGTGIVHIAPAFGEDDARVGRAYGLPFVQLVDAQGKMTPETDWPGVFVKDADKLVLADLKERGLLVKAPKFTHNYPHCWRCDTPLIYYARSSWFIKMTAVKEALLRSNRSVNWMPDNIKEGRMGNFLENVIDWGLSRERYWGTPLPVWTCECGHVHVIGSRQELCELGHDVDPNIELHRPYIDQVTIPCEKCGGEMHRVKDVIDCWYDSGSMPFAQWHYPFEHKEEFERRFPAQFISEAIDQTRGWFYTLLAISTCLFEKSPFENCLVLGHVQDKDGQKMSKHKGNVVDPWTVLNAQGADAVRWFFYVNAAPWLPNRFYAEAISESQRKFMGTLWNTYAFFVLYADIDGFDPKEHPLERAQLSLMDRWVLSRLNTLVREVDDDLMNYRVTESARAIGDFVDELSNWYVRRSRERFWGKGMAGDKEAAFVTLYTVLETLSRLIAPFVPFMAESIYRNLVCSVNPDAPISVHLCDYPVCDEARIDKELEAHMADLLAVVQLGRACRAGANMKVRQPAAALYVRGAQLPQDFVALARDELNVKDVRFTEDTRAFTTYRLKPQMRTLGPRYGKLLGKIGAHLQTLDGNDVVDAFEAGRTVSFDLEGTQVELSKDDVLTEPSQKPGFVAETDKGVTVVLDTNLTPSLIAEGFAREVISKLQTMRKEAGFDVTDRIRVTYDAADKLAGIIESSRETIASGVLALSIERAAAPADAYQKEWNINGESAVLSVRKA, encoded by the coding sequence ATGTATCAGAAAGTGCCCACCGACATGCGCTTTACGGCGCGTGAAGAGGAAATCATCAAGTTCTGGAAGGAAAACGACGTCTTCAAGCGCCAGTGCGAGCAGCGCAGGGGGCAGGAGCCCTTCACCTTCTTCGACGGCCCGCCCACGGCCAACGGCAAGCCCCACATCGGCCACGTGCTCACCCGCGCGATGAAGGACCTGATCCCGCGCTACCGCACGATGAAGGGCTACGACGTCATGCGCAAGGCGGGCTGGGACACCCACGGCCTGCCCGTGGAGCTCGAGGTCGAAAAGATGCTCGGTCTGGACGGCAAGCCGCAGATCGAGCGCTACGGCATCGAGCCGTTCATCCAGGAGTGCAAGAAGTCCGTCTGGAAGTACAAGACCGAGTGGGAGGAGATGTCCGAGCGCGTCGGCTTCTGGGCGGACATGGAAAACCCCTACGTCACCTACGAGGACGAGTACATCGAGTCCGAATGGTGGAGCCTCAAGCAGATCGCGGAAAAGGGCCTGCTCTACAAGGGCCACAAGATCGTGCCCTACTGCCCGCGCTGCGGCACCGCGCTTTCCAGCCACGAGGTGGCGCAGGGCTACAAGGAGGTCACCGAGACCTCGGCGGTCGTGCGCTTCCACGTCAAGGGTCAGGAAGACGCCTACCTGATGGCCTGGACGACCACGCCCTGGACGCTGCCCTCCAACGTCGCGCTGTGCGTGAACCCCGACGTGGATTACTGCCGCCTGCTCTACCGGGGCGACAGCTACATCATGGCCTCGGCGCTCGTTCCGTCCATCTTCGGCGAGGACGCGAAGGACTGCGAGATCGTCGAAACCTTCAAGGGCGCCAGGCTCGAGCGCATGGAGTACGAGCCGCTCTTCGACTTCGCGCGCCCGAAGGAAAAGGCGTTTTACGTCGTATGCGATGGCTACGTCACCACCGAGGACGGCACGGGCATCGTGCACATCGCCCCGGCGTTCGGCGAGGACGACGCGCGCGTGGGCCGCGCCTACGGCCTGCCCTTCGTGCAGCTCGTGGACGCGCAGGGCAAGATGACCCCGGAGACGGACTGGCCGGGCGTGTTCGTCAAGGACGCGGACAAGCTGGTGCTCGCCGATTTGAAGGAGCGCGGCCTGCTGGTCAAGGCCCCGAAGTTCACCCACAACTACCCGCACTGCTGGCGCTGCGACACGCCGCTGATCTACTACGCGCGCTCCTCCTGGTTCATCAAGATGACCGCCGTGAAGGAAGCGCTGCTGCGGAGCAACCGCTCGGTCAACTGGATGCCGGACAACATCAAGGAAGGCCGCATGGGCAACTTCCTGGAAAACGTCATCGACTGGGGCCTCTCTCGCGAGCGCTACTGGGGCACGCCCCTGCCGGTGTGGACCTGCGAGTGCGGCCACGTGCACGTCATCGGCTCCAGGCAGGAGCTGTGCGAGCTCGGCCACGACGTGGACCCGAACATCGAGCTGCACCGCCCCTACATCGATCAGGTCACGATCCCCTGCGAAAAGTGCGGCGGCGAAATGCACCGCGTGAAGGACGTCATCGACTGCTGGTACGATTCCGGCTCCATGCCCTTCGCCCAGTGGCATTACCCCTTCGAGCACAAGGAAGAGTTCGAGCGCCGCTTCCCCGCGCAGTTCATCTCCGAGGCCATCGACCAGACGCGCGGGTGGTTCTACACCCTGCTCGCGATCTCCACCTGCCTGTTCGAAAAGAGCCCCTTTGAAAACTGCCTGGTGCTCGGCCACGTGCAGGACAAGGACGGCCAGAAGATGAGCAAGCACAAGGGCAACGTCGTCGATCCCTGGACCGTGCTCAACGCCCAGGGCGCGGACGCGGTGCGCTGGTTCTTCTACGTCAACGCCGCGCCGTGGCTGCCCAACCGCTTCTACGCGGAGGCCATCTCCGAGTCGCAGCGCAAGTTCATGGGCACGCTGTGGAACACCTACGCGTTCTTCGTGCTGTACGCCGACATCGACGGCTTCGACCCCAAGGAGCATCCGCTCGAAAGGGCGCAGCTCTCCCTGATGGACAGGTGGGTGCTCTCCCGCCTGAACACCCTCGTGCGCGAGGTGGACGACGATCTCATGAACTACCGCGTCACCGAGAGCGCGCGCGCGATCGGCGACTTCGTGGATGAGCTGTCCAACTGGTACGTCCGCCGCAGCCGCGAGCGCTTCTGGGGCAAGGGCATGGCGGGCGACAAGGAGGCCGCGTTCGTCACCCTTTACACGGTGCTGGAGACGCTCTCGCGCCTGATCGCGCCGTTCGTGCCCTTCATGGCGGAAAGCATCTACCGCAACCTCGTGTGCTCCGTCAACCCCGACGCCCCCATCTCCGTGCACCTGTGCGACTACCCCGTCTGCGACGAGGCGCGCATCGACAAGGAGCTGGAAGCGCACATGGCCGACCTGCTCGCCGTCGTGCAGCTGGGCCGCGCCTGCCGCGCGGGCGCGAACATGAAGGTGCGCCAGCCCGCCGCCGCCCTGTACGTGCGCGGCGCGCAGCTCCCGCAGGACTTCGTCGCGCTGGCCCGCGACGAGCTCAACGTCAAGGACGTGCGCTTCACCGAAGACACCCGCGCGTTCACCACCTACAGGCTCAAGCCCCAGATGCGCACCCTCGGCCCGCGCTACGGCAAGCTGCTGGGCAAGATCGGCGCGCACCTGCAGACACTGGACGGCAACGACGTGGTCGACGCCTTCGAGGCGGGCCGCACCGTCTCCTTTGATCTGGAGGGCACGCAGGTCGAGCTCTCGAAGGACGACGTGCTCACCGAGCCCTCGCAGAAGCCCGGCTTCGTCGCGGAGACGGACAAGGGCGTCACCGTGGTGCTCGACACCAACCTGACGCCATCGCTCATCGCCGAGGGCTTCGCGCGCGAGGTGATCTCCAAGCTGCAGACCATGCGCAAGGAGGCCGGCTTCGACGTGACCGACCGCATCCGCGTCACCTACGACGCGGCGGATAAGCTTGCCGGCATCATCGAGTCCAGCCGCGAGACCATCGCCTCCGGCGTGCTGGCGCTTTCCATCGAGCGCGCGGCGGCCCCGGCGGACGCCTATCAGAAGGAATGGAACATCAACGGCGAGAGCGCGGTTCTCTCCGTGCGAAAGGCTTAA
- a CDS encoding class I SAM-dependent methyltransferase produces the protein MYLASNWQDYEVLDCGGGEKLERWQDVILRRPDPQAIWPQQDPALWDKADAWYHRSERGGGEWEFFKRLPERWTVRYGDLSFYVRPTGFKHTGLFPEQAVNWDWMRGLVSGAVRAGRTPRVLNLFAYTGGATMACAAAGAQVCHVDAAKGMMQWARENRALCGIPEDRTRWIIDDALKFVQREKRRGSLYDGILMDPPSYGRGPGGEVWKLENELYGLVAACAEALSDDPLFFLINSYTTGLQASVLKNMIDMTVGKRHGGVSAADEIGLPVTAGGVLPCGASGRWQRHD, from the coding sequence ATGTACTTAGCATCGAACTGGCAGGATTACGAGGTGCTCGACTGCGGCGGAGGCGAGAAGCTGGAGCGCTGGCAGGACGTGATCCTGCGCCGCCCCGACCCGCAGGCCATCTGGCCTCAGCAGGACCCGGCGCTGTGGGATAAAGCCGACGCCTGGTATCACCGCAGCGAGCGCGGCGGCGGCGAGTGGGAATTTTTCAAGCGCCTGCCCGAGCGCTGGACCGTCCGCTACGGCGACCTTTCCTTCTACGTGCGGCCCACGGGCTTCAAGCACACGGGCCTCTTCCCGGAGCAGGCCGTCAACTGGGACTGGATGCGCGGCCTCGTGTCCGGGGCCGTCCGCGCGGGCCGCACGCCCCGCGTGCTCAACCTCTTCGCCTACACCGGCGGGGCGACGATGGCCTGCGCCGCGGCGGGCGCGCAGGTCTGCCACGTGGACGCGGCGAAGGGCATGATGCAGTGGGCGAGGGAAAACCGCGCGCTGTGCGGCATCCCGGAGGATCGCACGCGCTGGATCATCGACGACGCGCTCAAGTTCGTGCAGCGCGAAAAGCGGCGCGGCAGCCTGTACGACGGCATCCTCATGGATCCGCCCAGCTACGGGCGCGGGCCCGGCGGCGAGGTCTGGAAGCTGGAAAACGAGCTGTACGGCCTGGTCGCGGCCTGCGCGGAGGCGCTGTCGGACGACCCGCTGTTCTTCCTCATCAACAGCTACACCACAGGCCTGCAGGCCTCCGTGCTCAAGAACATGATCGACATGACCGTGGGCAAGCGCCATGGCGGCGTCAGCGCGGCGGACGAGATCGGCCTGCCCGTGACGGCGGGCGGCGTCCTTCCCTGCGGCGCATCCGGCAGGTGGCAGCGCCATGACTGA
- a CDS encoding pseudouridine synthase — MTDFRGVRVVYEDNHLLVALKPPNMPTQADDSGDADLLSTMKDYVKQAYQKPGAVYLGLVHRLDRPVGGLVVLARTSKAAARLSEQVRKKTLSRGYLAVAQGRAQARAELCDWLLKDGARNTVRVVAGGTAGAKDARLRYYACGERDGLSLVRVRLYTGRSHQIRVQMQHAGLPLWGDARYGGGQPGEQIALWGAFLHLTHPTKGERLCFYAPPPAQAEPWRRFDLPETFPELEEEDE; from the coding sequence ATGACTGATTTTCGCGGCGTCCGGGTCGTCTACGAGGACAACCACCTGCTCGTCGCCCTAAAGCCCCCGAACATGCCGACCCAGGCGGACGACAGCGGCGACGCGGACCTCCTCTCCACCATGAAGGACTACGTGAAGCAGGCCTATCAAAAGCCGGGGGCCGTCTACCTGGGGCTCGTGCACCGGCTGGACCGGCCCGTCGGCGGGCTCGTGGTGCTCGCGCGCACGTCCAAGGCGGCGGCGCGGCTCAGCGAGCAGGTGCGGAAAAAGACCCTTTCGCGCGGCTACCTGGCCGTCGCGCAGGGGCGGGCGCAGGCGCGGGCGGAGCTTTGCGATTGGCTGCTCAAGGACGGCGCGCGCAACACCGTCCGCGTTGTGGCGGGGGGCACGGCGGGCGCGAAGGACGCGCGGCTGCGCTACTACGCCTGCGGGGAACGGGACGGCCTTTCGCTCGTGCGCGTGCGCCTCTACACCGGGCGCTCGCACCAGATACGCGTGCAGATGCAGCACGCGGGGCTCCCGCTCTGGGGCGACGCGCGCTACGGCGGCGGGCAGCCCGGGGAGCAGATCGCGCTCTGGGGCGCTTTTCTGCACCTGACGCACCCCACGAAGGGCGAGCGGCTGTGCTTCTACGCGCCGCCGCCCGCTCAGGCGGAGCCCTGGCGGCGCTTTGATCTGCCGGAGACGTTCCCAGAGCTCGAAGAGGAGGACGAATGA
- a CDS encoding phage holin family protein, producing MLKKLPYRMIGCIAAYILCGYLLPGIAHDGFATLLFTGALAGAIAQVLRPALLQLHRLPGKYTALALGYLVDVLIVLALSRFVPGFYVSNPLWALCIAAVELLLRGLPVF from the coding sequence ATGCTCAAAAAACTGCCCTATCGCATGATCGGCTGCATCGCGGCCTACATCCTGTGTGGCTATCTGCTGCCCGGCATCGCGCACGACGGCTTTGCGACGCTGCTCTTCACCGGCGCGCTCGCGGGCGCGATTGCGCAGGTGCTGCGCCCGGCGCTCTTGCAGCTTCACCGCCTGCCCGGCAAGTATACGGCCCTGGCGCTCGGCTATCTGGTGGACGTGCTGATCGTGCTGGCCCTGAGCCGCTTCGTTCCGGGCTTCTACGTCTCCAATCCCCTGTGGGCCCTGTGCATCGCGGCGGTGGAGCTGCTGCTGCGCGGGCTGCCGGTGTTTTAA
- a CDS encoding DUF447 domain-containing protein, producing the protein MKRKSIGTNYSMCVQPTFIVGTYNEDGRPNFAPITWVSATCEGENYLIVVSIYGKKRTKQNILRTGQLSVNLVSVDMLELVDYFGNSSAEHRGDGNISYSYTASEYVYAPLLDSSRWIYECEVSEAIKTGESDTFFCRIKNVQIDESIDVGNTFEINLVPFEPVIYSGQYHSLGKHLGKIGDFYKR; encoded by the coding sequence ATGAAGAGAAAGTCGATAGGCACAAATTATTCGATGTGCGTGCAGCCCACATTTATCGTGGGTACGTATAATGAGGATGGACGGCCCAACTTTGCTCCTATCACATGGGTCAGCGCTACCTGTGAAGGGGAAAATTATTTGATCGTTGTCAGTATATATGGCAAAAAGCGAACGAAACAAAACATATTGCGAACCGGACAGCTTTCCGTGAATTTGGTGAGTGTGGACATGCTGGAGCTGGTGGATTATTTTGGGAATTCATCCGCCGAGCATCGTGGGGACGGGAATATTTCTTATTCGTATACTGCAAGTGAATACGTTTATGCGCCGCTGTTGGATTCAAGCCGCTGGATATACGAATGCGAAGTTTCGGAGGCCATCAAAACCGGCGAATCGGATACGTTCTTTTGCCGTATAAAGAATGTCCAGATCGATGAAAGCATCGATGTGGGGAATACATTTGAAATTAACTTAGTTCCGTTTGAACCGGTGATTTATTCCGGACAATATCATTCGCTCGGAAAACATCTCGGTAAGATCGGGGATTTTTATAAGCGATAA
- a CDS encoding GNAT family N-acetyltransferase has product MRLTIFQSVRAFYERVRPILLAREALNNLPVGILERGLGEEQTDWFMATLTDDAERDVLVALRTPPQNLILVSPDGPAHAGAVEELARSLSNDAPLPGVIGEKELALLFARHYAEAAGVAMQVQMEERVYRLDAVADVPRAGTLRPATERDLYFLPYWQSAFEGDCFGTPGPLDAEAQRAMVVRGDLFLLEAEGQPVSLVGTTRQMPHGRSVGPVYTPPYFRGRGYASSAVAQLSEEILRRGNDYCALFADLANPISNGIYQKIGYRPLCDYAMIAFKA; this is encoded by the coding sequence ATGCGGCTTACCATCTTTCAAAGCGTGCGCGCGTTTTACGAGCGCGTGCGGCCTATTCTGCTGGCGCGCGAGGCTCTCAACAACCTGCCGGTCGGCATTCTGGAGCGCGGGCTTGGCGAAGAGCAGACCGACTGGTTCATGGCGACCCTGACGGACGATGCGGAAAGGGACGTGCTGGTCGCGCTGCGGACCCCGCCGCAGAATCTGATCCTCGTATCGCCGGACGGGCCGGCGCACGCCGGGGCCGTGGAGGAGCTCGCCCGGTCGCTTTCAAACGATGCGCCGCTGCCGGGGGTGATCGGGGAAAAGGAGCTCGCCCTGCTGTTCGCGCGCCATTACGCCGAGGCGGCGGGCGTCGCCATGCAGGTGCAGATGGAGGAACGGGTCTACCGGCTGGACGCGGTGGCGGACGTGCCGCGCGCCGGGACGCTTCGCCCCGCGACGGAACGGGACCTGTACTTCCTGCCCTACTGGCAGAGCGCGTTCGAGGGCGACTGTTTCGGCACGCCCGGCCCGTTGGACGCGGAGGCGCAGCGCGCCATGGTCGTGCGCGGAGATCTTTTCCTGCTGGAGGCGGAGGGACAGCCGGTCAGCCTCGTAGGCACGACGCGCCAGATGCCGCACGGGCGCAGCGTGGGGCCCGTATATACCCCGCCCTACTTTCGGGGACGCGGCTACGCCTCCTCCGCCGTCGCGCAGCTCAGCGAGGAGATCCTGCGCCGGGGAAACGACTACTGCGCGCTGTTCGCGGACCTGGCGAACCCCATCTCCAACGGGATCTACCAGAAGATCGGCTACCGCCCGCTGTGCGATTACGCGATGATCGCGTTCAAGGCGTAA
- a CDS encoding twin-arginine translocase TatA/TatE family subunit — MRLGTTEMILILVLALVIFGGGKIAGIGKALGQSIREFKSEIRDAKDAAQDEPKNGAA, encoded by the coding sequence ATGAGACTGGGCACAACAGAGATGATTCTCATCCTCGTTTTGGCGCTTGTCATCTTCGGCGGCGGGAAGATTGCCGGAATCGGCAAGGCGCTAGGGCAGAGCATCCGGGAATTCAAGAGCGAGATTCGGGATGCAAAGGACGCCGCGCAGGATGAACCGAAAAATGGCGCCGCGTAA
- a CDS encoding TRAP transporter large permease subunit has product MIPWLFGTFCILLLIGTPIGACLGLAAVVTIVMTGMRVNMVVVAQTMFAGMTSYQLMAIPLFILCGNLMGDGGLSKKLVDFINLFFRRFKGGLAYVTIAASAFFAAISGSSPATTAAIGGIMTPEMEKTGYDEDFSLATAAAAGTLGQIIPPSVGMVSYAVLAEVSVGTLFLTGFGPGILMAVMMMIYAHLYVKKNPNIIVNTKQVTKKEAVRTFLESIWALVMPLIILGGIYSGIFTPTESGAIACVYGIICGKWIYKTLKWKDLPKILVNTAVGAGTIMLILGSVQTFGFVLTRGHIPQILAEAMLSITTNKYVILMLFNILLLFAGMFLNAVSAIALFTPILLPVLTSVGVNPYLVGIVMIVNLGIGMITPPVGNCLYVACGMSRRLSFEQISKACVPYIIALAAALLLITYFEPISMGLVWLTGAAAI; this is encoded by the coding sequence ATGATACCCTGGCTGTTTGGCACATTCTGTATTCTTTTGCTGATCGGCACGCCGATTGGCGCTTGCCTTGGCCTGGCGGCCGTCGTCACGATTGTTATGACGGGTATGCGCGTCAATATGGTCGTCGTCGCGCAGACCATGTTTGCGGGAATGACCTCGTATCAGCTCATGGCAATTCCCCTTTTCATTCTGTGCGGCAATCTGATGGGGGATGGGGGACTGAGCAAAAAGCTGGTCGATTTTATCAACCTCTTTTTTCGCCGCTTCAAGGGAGGCTTGGCATACGTGACCATCGCCGCCAGTGCGTTCTTTGCCGCAATTTCCGGTTCCTCCCCGGCGACAACCGCCGCAATCGGCGGCATTATGACGCCGGAGATGGAGAAAACCGGGTACGATGAGGACTTTAGCCTTGCGACGGCCGCCGCCGCAGGCACGTTGGGACAGATCATACCGCCCAGCGTCGGCATGGTGTCCTATGCCGTTCTTGCGGAGGTATCTGTAGGGACGCTGTTTTTGACGGGCTTTGGCCCCGGCATTCTGATGGCGGTTATGATGATGATCTACGCGCACTTGTACGTGAAGAAAAATCCGAACATCATCGTGAACACAAAGCAGGTCACGAAAAAGGAGGCCGTCAGAACCTTCCTTGAGAGCATCTGGGCGCTCGTGATGCCTCTCATTATTCTTGGCGGTATTTACTCCGGAATTTTTACGCCGACCGAGTCGGGTGCGATTGCCTGCGTATACGGCATCATCTGCGGAAAATGGATTTACAAGACGTTGAAGTGGAAGGACCTGCCGAAGATTCTGGTGAATACGGCTGTCGGCGCGGGCACCATTATGCTCATTTTAGGCAGTGTGCAGACCTTCGGCTTCGTTCTGACGCGCGGACACATTCCGCAGATTTTGGCGGAGGCTATGCTAAGCATTACAACGAACAAGTATGTCATTCTGATGCTCTTCAACATTCTGCTCCTGTTTGCCGGCATGTTTCTCAACGCCGTTTCAGCCATTGCACTCTTCACGCCGATTCTTCTCCCGGTGCTTACGAGCGTCGGCGTCAATCCCTATCTGGTCGGAATCGTGATGATCGTGAACCTGGGGATCGGAATGATTACGCCTCCTGTGGGGAACTGTCTGTATGTCGCGTGCGGCATGAGCAGGCGGCTGAGCTTCGAGCAGATATCCAAGGCCTGCGTACCTTACATTATCGCGCTGGCAGCAGCCCTGCTCCTCATTACGTATTTCGAGCCGATTTCCATGGGCCTTGTCTGGCTGACCGGCGCAGCAGCCATATGA
- a CDS encoding TRAP transporter small permease: MNKFFSGADRFFQNMDRFAYLGAAVSVGGMLFCVTLQVVARMSALTVNWTTELSQYCFLWSTTFASYIAARRGKLIGVELIQNKMPGVVKRTMKCLAWLMCGIFYGMVNYYCAVQLPRLMEQFTPILKWPMGLIYIIMMVGLLLLTVYSLYLALKAFFKADSTNDGREKTAAEIAEEVE, from the coding sequence TTGAACAAATTTTTCAGCGGCGCGGATCGGTTCTTTCAGAATATGGACCGCTTCGCATATCTGGGCGCTGCCGTTTCCGTGGGCGGGATGCTGTTTTGCGTCACGCTTCAGGTAGTCGCTCGTATGAGCGCGCTGACAGTCAACTGGACGACTGAGCTTTCGCAGTACTGCTTTCTCTGGAGTACGACGTTTGCCAGCTATATTGCGGCGCGCCGCGGTAAACTGATCGGTGTGGAGCTGATTCAAAACAAAATGCCGGGGGTCGTCAAACGCACGATGAAATGCCTTGCTTGGCTTATGTGCGGCATTTTCTACGGCATGGTGAACTATTATTGCGCAGTTCAGCTTCCGCGGCTAATGGAGCAATTTACACCGATACTTAAATGGCCGATGGGTCTTATTTACATCATCATGATGGTGGGGCTGTTGCTCCTGACGGTGTACAGTCTCTATTTGGCGCTAAAGGCGTTCTTTAAGGCAGACAGCACGAATGACGGAAGAGAGAAAACGGCGGCGGAGATCGCGGAGGAGGTTGAGTAG